A window of Solanum stenotomum isolate F172 chromosome 9, ASM1918654v1, whole genome shotgun sequence genomic DNA:
AAGCTCAATATCCACTTTCTTATCGGTTTCCTTTAATTAATATCAGTTTTTTCTGCTATTCATTTCTTCTCACTCATTCATCCAGGGTATAATGTAGTAACATCAATATactatatcatatatatatatatatatatatatatatatatatagtacgtTAATTCCGTGGGTTATACTTTTAGAATTACATGCATATTTGATATTCTGCTTACTAATCAACAATCaagaagtttgaaattttatattatattaattctaCTTAGTCAATTTTATGTGGTACATCATTtatcaaaagggaaaaaggataaatatatcctCAAACTATCGTAAATTGTAtacagataccctccgtcatacttttggaacATTAGTGCCTCTGTCGTCCagaaactagagcatatatgcccttcactttAACGGAggacacgtggcgcaatcttTCGATAcgatatttgataaatattgagtcggtggataagattatgacatgtgtatgtccgttagtataaagggtatatatgctctagtttttagacAGCAGGTGCACCAATATAATGtctcaaaagtatgacggagggtatcttcATACCTTTTACGATAATTCGGGgatatatttatactttttccctttattaaaTGATCTTTCTATGCTTAAGATAGTTTGATTGGTTGCCCTGGTTTAGCGGTAAGAGCGAAGCATATGATATGGGCTTAAGCGCACCTTACATGCTTGAATCATATGTTACATATAAAAACTAATATTAATTAAGTGGAGATGAATAGAGGGACGAATCTATTATCCATCGAATTTTTAACTATGTGCCACTAACTCTTCAGGATTTCTCGATAATAGGTAAAGAGATACGATTATTGTTTATCTTTCTCtattaaaaaatactatttaatCGCATGCATGCCGCGCGCATGCGTGATCTGTTATGCGCTCTCtaacattaattaaattgacaCTCGAAAAATGAATCATGATAACTAATTAGAGACGAGCGTGTAACACCCAACGTCACTAGCAATCAATTCAATCGATACAAAAGACGTCATTATATTACGCAAGAACAAAAATCGTGCGCGCAGGAGGTGAAAAAAAATACACGACATTATATGTATGATTTAATTAAGAAATGCCTAGTTGCTATTAATTTATAacttttaatttaagaatttcaATTTGTTGGAATGTTGGGACCTAcctattattataattaatataaaacctagtattttatagaaaaaaggacaataaataataattggaCTAGATATTTATTCGATCAAAGTTGAAgttactatttaaaataaaataaaatagtgctCTCTATATGGTATGTTTAATGTTTATATATGTACGTAAATATTATTGGCTATAAGTCGTTAGGTGAGACGATGACTAAGTTTAATCCTCCAGcaaattaacaataaaattaagaagaattgagggttgatttaatttttttaattagtacAAGTTTGAGGTAGTCGTGTAATTATGGCTACTAGagattatgatattataattGTAATTAGTAGTAcgaaatatttaatataatatatgaaacACGGTATTTGTCTTTGTCAAAGAAAAATTAGATGAGAATAATTATTGACCTATATAAATGTCCTTTCATTATCATTTTGACCAACAGAATTAAGTTCCATTAATTCACAAGAACATGAAGGTAATTAAGTCTTTAAAATTATTCTTagtttaatttgtatttttttgttcttactTTGATATAGTTTTGTTCtaattaatgattaattatGTGATATACAGAAAAAGATTGTGATTGATCTTCCTGTCAACACTGATCAATGTAGATCAAAAGCTATGCAAATTGCTGTTAGAAGTCCAGGTACTtaattaactttgagaaatattattcaTCAAAATGAAGGAAATGACTTTTGTTAATTTTGAACATAAGTTACTTTTTTTGACAATCATCTCGAAATCATTACTTTATCTTATGACACTTGGACATTATTATCGATATTCAGAACATTATCTGATTTGTTAAAACCTTGTTGTcaatttttaacaaaatattttttttctgataaacatttttttgaaaataagtcATTTTCAGAAGCACATGCATATTCAAAAATGTGACTTTTATCGTGGCAAATACACTAACACACCTTTATAAGcaggggcggagccaccttGTACGAAGGGGGTCgatggaaaattatattatttatacatggttaaaataattttatatgtatatatagtagatgttgaccCTCCTTTGACTACTTCATGTGTCTGTTTCTATAGATTTTGAAAccccttattgaaaattctggctccgcctCTGTTTATATGTACTCTAAcaatattaaatttgaaattgttGTTCACACACTAacaccccccacccccctcaaatgaaaaaaatgtatttgtttTCCTGTGGATCATAGCCTTACCACTCGATCGTCGATGATCATGCAGGGGTGATATCAGTGAATATAGATAAGGAAAAAGATCATTTGGTGGTGATAGGAATTGGTGTCGATTTCTTTAGGTTGATGCATTGCATAAGAAGGAAATTCAAGTGTTCTCGAATTGTGAGTattgaagaagtaaaagaagagaagaagccCGAACCGGAAAAACCCAAGGAACCTTGTCCTTGTCCTTCAATATGCAATCCATGTGTGCAATACTATCCAATATGTCAACCCGTTTATGACACTTACGATAATCCAACTTGCTCTATTATGTGATATTCGGGGCATATATCGAACTAGAGAGAAAGCTACGAATTCTATAATTAGATttagtaatttaatttgtttaaaatttagtttttagaattaaaattcCGATTTCGTGTTTATATCTTCAATATGTTGTTTTGGTCATTCAAAGATGTTTATAAATGttcttagattttttttttcaattcttgatttcATTCTCAATTTTCAATTGTCTTTATCAAGGTGTTTACGGAGAATTGTACAAAGAATATGTTGGtggataataataatagaaattgtTATGTGGTGATTGTTTATATACACCTATCATGTATTgctaatatgtatatttttattattttatatttatcgagcacaaaagaatacaaatatatatttttcatcataacTAATATAAGTACTAATACTTTCAATCGCGTTAgtgaaaatcaaaatattagtAATTGTCCGGAGTTTGAAATGGCTAACCAAACCGTGTATCAATTAATTAAGTTGTGTGGCAATTAACTTTTTCTTAGACAACCAATCAAATAGTATTGTACCACTTATTCAGAAAGTTTATgttggattatttttatttgattaaacgAACTTTAACAACAATAATTACATACACATTGAAATGAacttaaaaaagatttttttttaaaaaaaaatattttttattcaacttTTCTATTTACATTGAAGCTCGATTAAATCTAATATTAATGGTCTTAGCGTTAGTTGTTGAAGGAAGACTTCTTCTACAACATCTTAATTGGTACATTCCACTAATTTTAGGctaaaaagtcaaaatattccttggaaaataaaaattattttgtataacaacttaatctaaaaaactaatagaatgtatttaaatatactttaacatttcacaaaattattaaaattaggTTGGACATTAAAAGTTAAGATAATTATagggaaaaaataatttgtgttcATCACACGccgtaattatttttaataataaaattatcaaaaatattattaacgaTCCAAATTCCTACAATAAAAATTACCCTGTGGAATCAACCAgctattatttataatcttaTCCAATTTTAAACAATAGTAGACTTGTTCTACTTGAACAAAGAATATATcgatcaa
This region includes:
- the LOC125877650 gene encoding heavy metal-associated isoprenylated plant protein 47-like is translated as MKKKIVIDLPVNTDQCRSKAMQIAVRSPGVISVNIDKEKDHLVVIGIGVDFFRLMHCIRRKFKCSRIVSIEEVKEEKKPEPEKPKEPCPCPSICNPCVQYYPICQPVYDTYDNPTCSIM